The window gaatcttgaaattcaaagacCTCTCCCATCTTCGGtgtcaatttcttcagattTTTTGTAAGAACGGTAGCAGACACAGTCTGAGACTTGcgtttctcttcctctgataATTCTCCAAAATGCTCTCTTTCGGGCAATCTGTCTGGTATCATCTTAGTGATAAGCTTCTCAACGAATAAATCCACAAAATGTTCTCTAGTcttattttcaatctttACTGCAGTCTTCTCTACAGAATCCATAGTTGTTATATGGCTTTCTGCATCTATTTCCTGCCTAAAGTTTTCATCTTTCCAAAAATCATCTGAACTCTCTGTCGTATCTGCTATACTGGACGGCAAGGACCCATCTTTTTCTACTTTCAACCTCTCTATCGATGCATTGAACAATGAACTAGCTATGCCTTGTACTACCTCCATGTTAGGTATTTTCTTTGGATGTGAATTGACCCCAGCAGCACATGCTAACGCCGCAGTTGTGTCAGCAACCAAAAGTGAGTCCAGCACTTTATCGTACTTCTGCGAAAAGTAcgtcttcatcatatctCGTTTACGTGGACTGTCGCTCATCTTGAGGTACAGCAGACTCGTAAAGAGCTTATTTAGCTATCTATGCGTTTGGCCCTTGAAAATGTGTTATAGTGAGCGAACTTCCCCTCGGGTCACTCCACTAGGAACTGACAAAGCATTTGCAAACAAAAGATATCTCGCTCCTATCATGAAAAAATCCCACTTCCTCCATTTTACACAGAACATATAAAGTACGTGTCACTTTCTTGATAGGTTACTTACTGCTCACGATTTgggtttcttcaagtatcGGAGAAACTTCTTAACAATTTTTGGTGAGAGAAAGACGACttcttgacaaattttAAGACTTGTGCCTATTTAAATGCTCACTGTAACGAATTGCATGCTGTACCGAAGTTGAAGCATCAATCATAAATTGTTTAATACCTGAGCATAATCCGATGTTAGTCCGGTACCATCGTTTagatttgaaaaaataaGGTTATAGACCATTCCACAGTATGTATGCAAGCCGTAAATGCTTACCGAAAACTTGATATTAGATTAATGCAAAACCAAGTTTTATATAACCGCAGCTTGTTAGCAGCTTGTTAGCAGATTCTCACATACAGCTTCAATTCTACCAATAAAGTAAAACTTGATCTAAATTGGCGGATCTGAATTGAAGCCACTCAAGAAAAACCAAAATGCAGAATccaaaaagatgaattctAATACTTCTTTCATTGGAAATCTCTGTGGCTAATGAATAGCCAATAATTATTGTACCTTAAAGTTCCTAATTCATTGGCGCCTTTATCCTAAATTTAATTGCCTCACATATCTTGGGAATTCGAAACTCGTCGACATTTTGAATGTCATTTCAGTTTGTCAGACAAGCTACAACTATGGTTTATCGAATTGTGCAGGGTTTCTTCCTTATCTGATAACTTTCTTCCTTAAGTAATTTCCTGGTCGTATATCTATTATTAATACTACCTCAGACTTTCAATGTGGTCTTCTTTCCATCATGATATATCTTTGTTGCAACGCCAGCTGACAAACCGTATTTTTTATCCCATTCTTGTGGGAATTAATTGAATATAAAATCATAAATCTAACGAGCAGCAGtatgttcttctttgacgTTACAAGCGCCTTCAGGTGGCAAACCTAAATTGCCGTTCATAAGTGCGATGAGCAGCCGCTTTGAAGTCCAAATAATGGTATGATGATTCCTAATCTAAAACATTCTCTCTCTTCTTATCTTGACCTTCACTGAAAGGATATACACCTTTTGAGCCAGAAAACAGATAAGCTTCAATCATAACCGTATCTTGGCTTGTAGAAAGTGGAATGTATCTACAGCATTATCTCTTATCTTATCCAGGTatcttcaatgatatgATAAGGCCTCTTCTTTCCCGCCAAGAACGTAACCACTGGCAACGAAAAGGGTAATAATACGGATGGTATCTATGCGTAATACTTAATCTGTGTATCCCCCTTCGGTGTGAAGAAGGTCACATATGAATGGCCAATGGAGTAGAAATGACCATCACAGTTAAGGCTATAGCCATTGATCGCAAGGTCTATATCAAGGCCCATGAAATTGCCTATTGAGGTCTGTCTAGTTCCCTCTATTATTTGTAACCTGTAATCGAAAAATGTACGCAAGCAACTTATATCGGTGGAACGTAACGTaaactcatcttcataGACTGCTGACTGGGATTCAAAATGTAGATGTGCAGAGGCGAGGTTTATACAGTGGAGTATTGCCTGCCTCTCTTCTGGTGTAAAGTTTCGTCTAGTAGAAGGCATCATATTTATCCTTCCGATTGGTCCAGTCGTTACATTAAAATCTAAGTGCCCTAAGCTGTCTTCCAGACAATTTAGAAATGCTTCCGTGACGTTATTAGGTGCATGCTGCGGTACATACCTGATGCTGTAAGACTTAGCTATATTAACGATTAGTGCTAATAGAAAAAATATGTTGCGCAGGAACATGGCGTGGTTCATATATTTCAACAGCCGCCAAGGTACTCAGTCTAGATTGATGGACCTTCGAGATAATCTTGTTGAGCCAAAGTATCTTGCCCAATAACAATCATTGTTTCCAAATGAAACTTGGACCACAGTTTTTCTGCCGGGTAGAATTGACATAACATTAGTACGGATCACTACTATCACTACTACGAGGAGGCGACTTTTTCCGATTACTCAAAGTTGTTAATAACTCAACCCTCTAGATATTTGAGACTCTTTCTAGCTGGCGCTTGTCATACTCTCGTAGCTTGAATATCTGACATGTGTCATTGGTGCATGACTTCGGACGAATAGCTTATCGTCACCTTTAAGAGTCTAGTTGATTTTCCTAATTTAGTTTATCAGAATTTAAAGTAGAAAGACATTGTTACAGGCTCGAATACCGAACCCTGGATCAGCGTCGAGGTTTTTAGGAATTGATCATGAAAATCAAAACGAATCTATGTAGCTGGAGTAGCTCCACCTGATAGGATGGCAAAGAAGCTAGAGCATTGGTCGCTAAGATTTATGATCACTATAACAACTCGGATCATTGTGCAATTCTGCAAGTAATTATCAAGCAATCTGAAA of the Torulaspora delbrueckii CBS 1146 chromosome 7, complete genome genome contains:
- the TDEL0G01270 gene encoding uncharacterized protein, translated to MNHAMFLRNIFFLLALIVNIAKSYSIRYVPQHAPNNVTEAFLNCLEDSLGHLDFNVTTGPIGRINMMPSTRRNFTPEERQAILHCINLASAHLHFESQSAVYEDEFTLRSTDISCLRTFFDYRLQIIEGTRQTSIGNFMGLDIDLAINGYSLNCDGHFYSIGHSYVTFFTPKGDTQIKYYA